A single region of the Salvia splendens isolate huo1 chromosome 18, SspV2, whole genome shotgun sequence genome encodes:
- the LOC121777376 gene encoding aspartic proteinase A2-like, which produces MGTRVKAIAFTFFLSSLFFSLAFSALDDELLRIGLKKMKFDQNNRLAARLESKDADKLRASIRKYNFRGKYGESADTDIVALKNYMDAQSFGEIGIGTPPQKFTVIFDTGSSNLWVPSAKCYFSVPCFFHSKYKSSQSSTYKKNGKSAAIQYGTGAISGFFSEDNVKVGHLVVKNQEFIEATKERGVTFLVAKFDGILGLGFKEISVGNSTPVWYNMVKQGLVKCMLSA; this is translated from the exons ATGGGGACCCGAGTTAAAGCAATTGCTTTCACCTTTTTCCTTTCAAGCCTGTTCTTTTCTCTTGCATTTTCTGCATTGGATGATGAATTGCTAAGAATAGGACTTAAAAAGATGAAGTTTGATCAAAACAATCGACTTGCTGCTCGTCTTGAGTCGAAGGATGCAGACAAATTGAGAGCCTCAATTAGGAAGTACAATTTCCGGGGTAAATATGGTGAGTCTGCAGATACTGACATTGTTGCTCTGAAGAACTACATGGATGCCCAGTCTTTTGGAGAGATTGGTATTGGTACTCCTCCGCAGAAATTCACTGTGATCTTTGACACTGGTAGCTCCAATCTGTGGGTGCCCTCTGCCAAATGTTACTTTTCT GTTCCTTGTTTTTTCCACTCCAAGTACAAGTCCAGCCAGTCAAGTACTTACAAGAAGAATG GAAAATCCGCTGCTATCCAGTATGGGACTGGGGCTATCTCTGGATTCTTCAGTGAGGACAACGTCAAAGTCGGCCACCTAGTTGTGAAGAACCAG GAGTTTATTGAGGCAACGAAAGAACGTGGTGTTACATTTTTGGTGGCCAAGTTTGATGGCATCCTGGGACTTGGTTTCAAAGAGATCTCAGTTGGAAATTCAACTCCAGTGTG GTACAACATGGTCAAGCAAGGTCTCGTTAAATGCATGCTCTCTGCTTAA
- the LOC121777374 gene encoding probable WRKY transcription factor 31 isoform X2, with amino-acid sequence MDTGCGLTLDNSEFFANKPVFDRHRSGFVMFPSRRQESPEHREVDFFAEKTKKPLVKNEDSNPQPSAARDFDVNIGLQLVTANARSDQSTVDDGEGEDKRAKSELAQLQAELERMNVENQRLRGMLSQVSSNHASLKMHLMTMMQQKASTQEQEITEERKANGGGARQFLELVPEQSNSVSEERTVSGSPQNNLDATRSKRTGREESPETESWALGAKRLNPTNANQQSIEATMRKARVSVRARSEAPMISDGCQWRKYGQKMAKGNPCPRAYYRCTMAVGCPVRKQVQRCAEDRTILITTYEGTHNHPLPPAAMAMASTTSAAASMLLSGSMPSADGLMNPNFLARTILPCSSNMATISASAPFPTVTLDLTQSPNALQYQRQPPHFQVPFPVSAPPVFGQPLYNQSKFSGLHMPKSVNEAPQLPAPAQPSFTDTLSAATAAITADPNFTAALAAAISSIMANNGNHTPNSNNDNNNS; translated from the exons TGGACACAGGATGTGGCCTCACCCTCGATAATTCCGAGTTTTTTGCGAACAAGCCCGTTTTCGATCGTCATAGAAGCGGTTTCGTTATGTTTCCCAGCCGAAGACAGGAGTCGCCCGAGCACCGGGAAGTGGACTTCTTCGCTGAGAAAACGAAGAAGCCGCTTGTCAAGAACGAAGACTCGAACCCTCAACCGTCGGCCGCCAGGGATTTCGATGTTAAC ATTGGTTTGCAACTTGTGACTGCTAATGCCCGAAGCGACCAGTCCACGGTGGACGATGGTGAGGGTGAAGATAAGCGAGCCAAGAGTGAG CTAGCACAGCTTCAAGCTGAATTGGAGAGGATGAATGTGGAGAATCAGAGGTTGAGAGGGATGCTTAGTCAGGTCAGCAGCAACCACGCATCGTTGAAGATGCATCTCATGACAATGATGCAACAAAAGGCTAGCACCCAAGAACAAGAG ATCACCGAAGAGAGAAAGGCGAATGGCGGCGGCGCAAGACAGTTCCTAGAGCTAGTTCCCGAGCAATCGAATTCCGTGTCGGAAGAGAGAACGGTGTCGGGATCGCCTCAGAATAATTTGGACGCGACGAGGAGTAAGAGAACTGGCCGGGAGGAGAGCCCGGAAACCGAAAGCTGGGCCTTGGGAGCGAAAAGATTGAATCCGACCAACGCCAACCAACAATCCATCGAGGCCACCATGAGGAAGGCCCGTGTCTCAGTCCGAGCTCGTTCAGAAGCTCCCATG ATATCTGATGGATGTCAGTGGAGGAAATACGGTCAGAAAATGGCGAAAGGGAATCCGTGCCCACGTGCCTACTACCGTTGCACGATGGCAGTCGGGTGTCCGGTCCGCAAACAAGTCCAAAGGTGCGCCGAGGATAGAACAATTTTAATCACAACGTACGAGGGAACGCACAACCACCCGTTGCCACCGGCCGCCATGGCCATGGCGTCCACGACTTCCGCGGCCGCCAGCATGCTCCTCTCCGGCTCGATGCCGAGCGCCGACGGCCTAATGAACCCCAACTTTCTCGCCCGAACCATCCTCCCTTGCTCATCAAACATGGCCACAATCTCCGCATCAGCCCCTTTCCCCACCGTCACTCTCGACCTCACCCAATCGCCCAACGCTCTACAATACCAACGCCAGCCGCCGCACTTCCAAGTCCCGTTTCCCGTCTCCGCGCCTCCGGTTTTCGGACAACCCCTATACAATCAGTCCAAGTTTTCCGGACTCCACATGCCCAAATCCGTCAACGAAGCTCCTCAGCTGCCGGCGCCGGCTCAGCCGTCCTTCACCGACACGCTCAGCGCGGCAACGGCGGCGATCACGGCCGATCCCAACTTCACGGCCGCCCTCGCGGCGGCGATCTCCTCCATCATGGCGAATAACGGAAACCACACTCCCAACAGCAACAACGACAACAACAACAGCTAA
- the LOC121777374 gene encoding probable WRKY transcription factor 31 isoform X1, which yields MDTGCGLTLDNSEFFANKPVFDRHRSGFVMFPSRRQESPEHREVDFFAEKTKKPLVKNEDSNPQPSAARDFDVNIGLQLVTANARSDQSTVDDGEGEDKRAKSELAQLQAELERMNVENQRLRGMLSQVSSNHASLKMHLMTMMQQKASTQEQEVISIIIHQITCYKLMMAAMLIIVSVLLSQITEERKANGGGARQFLELVPEQSNSVSEERTVSGSPQNNLDATRSKRTGREESPETESWALGAKRLNPTNANQQSIEATMRKARVSVRARSEAPMISDGCQWRKYGQKMAKGNPCPRAYYRCTMAVGCPVRKQVQRCAEDRTILITTYEGTHNHPLPPAAMAMASTTSAAASMLLSGSMPSADGLMNPNFLARTILPCSSNMATISASAPFPTVTLDLTQSPNALQYQRQPPHFQVPFPVSAPPVFGQPLYNQSKFSGLHMPKSVNEAPQLPAPAQPSFTDTLSAATAAITADPNFTAALAAAISSIMANNGNHTPNSNNDNNNS from the exons TGGACACAGGATGTGGCCTCACCCTCGATAATTCCGAGTTTTTTGCGAACAAGCCCGTTTTCGATCGTCATAGAAGCGGTTTCGTTATGTTTCCCAGCCGAAGACAGGAGTCGCCCGAGCACCGGGAAGTGGACTTCTTCGCTGAGAAAACGAAGAAGCCGCTTGTCAAGAACGAAGACTCGAACCCTCAACCGTCGGCCGCCAGGGATTTCGATGTTAAC ATTGGTTTGCAACTTGTGACTGCTAATGCCCGAAGCGACCAGTCCACGGTGGACGATGGTGAGGGTGAAGATAAGCGAGCCAAGAGTGAG CTAGCACAGCTTCAAGCTGAATTGGAGAGGATGAATGTGGAGAATCAGAGGTTGAGAGGGATGCTTAGTCAGGTCAGCAGCAACCACGCATCGTTGAAGATGCATCTCATGACAATGATGCAACAAAAGGCTAGCACCCAAGAACAAGAGGTGATCAGCATCATTATTCATCAAATTACTTGTTATAAATTGATGATGGCAGCCATGCTAATTATAGTATCTGTGCTTCTCTCTCAGATCACCGAAGAGAGAAAGGCGAATGGCGGCGGCGCAAGACAGTTCCTAGAGCTAGTTCCCGAGCAATCGAATTCCGTGTCGGAAGAGAGAACGGTGTCGGGATCGCCTCAGAATAATTTGGACGCGACGAGGAGTAAGAGAACTGGCCGGGAGGAGAGCCCGGAAACCGAAAGCTGGGCCTTGGGAGCGAAAAGATTGAATCCGACCAACGCCAACCAACAATCCATCGAGGCCACCATGAGGAAGGCCCGTGTCTCAGTCCGAGCTCGTTCAGAAGCTCCCATG ATATCTGATGGATGTCAGTGGAGGAAATACGGTCAGAAAATGGCGAAAGGGAATCCGTGCCCACGTGCCTACTACCGTTGCACGATGGCAGTCGGGTGTCCGGTCCGCAAACAAGTCCAAAGGTGCGCCGAGGATAGAACAATTTTAATCACAACGTACGAGGGAACGCACAACCACCCGTTGCCACCGGCCGCCATGGCCATGGCGTCCACGACTTCCGCGGCCGCCAGCATGCTCCTCTCCGGCTCGATGCCGAGCGCCGACGGCCTAATGAACCCCAACTTTCTCGCCCGAACCATCCTCCCTTGCTCATCAAACATGGCCACAATCTCCGCATCAGCCCCTTTCCCCACCGTCACTCTCGACCTCACCCAATCGCCCAACGCTCTACAATACCAACGCCAGCCGCCGCACTTCCAAGTCCCGTTTCCCGTCTCCGCGCCTCCGGTTTTCGGACAACCCCTATACAATCAGTCCAAGTTTTCCGGACTCCACATGCCCAAATCCGTCAACGAAGCTCCTCAGCTGCCGGCGCCGGCTCAGCCGTCCTTCACCGACACGCTCAGCGCGGCAACGGCGGCGATCACGGCCGATCCCAACTTCACGGCCGCCCTCGCGGCGGCGATCTCCTCCATCATGGCGAATAACGGAAACCACACTCCCAACAGCAACAACGACAACAACAACAGCTAA